CCCTCCTCTCCCTTACCTTCCTTACTTTCCCTTTACTTTCTTCTTCGTTACTTTCCCATAATATTCGGTCCTCTTCCCAGCGTATCTGTTCCACCCACACATttccccctccccgtcccctccctccaccagggTTTTGCACGTCAGGTTCGCTATGATTGATGGTCTCCCGCTGCCTGCAATATGCTGAAAAAATTTATAAAAGATATGGAGATTCGGGACATAATTTTGAGATATAAGTAAAAAAGAAGAAAAAGTTTTACTAAGGGGGATATCTCCAGAGAAAAAATGTTATCTTGAAAAGCGTTTCCGCGCTTGGGGTGGGAAATACCTGTCTTGTGGTTATACGCATCTCTCTTCTCGGGAAGCTGCTGCGGTGTTCAGGAGGAGGCTCCTCTCACCCGGTGAGGGAACTCCTCTCACCCGGTGAAGGGGGAACTGGTCACCCGAGAGGGAACTCTTCTCACCCGGCGGACAGAGACTGCTCTCGTCCGGTCAGGGCGGGACCCTTTGGCTATTTCTAATGTTCTATTGTTGCTGTATCTGTCAAGTattgtcgctgtatctgtcgaataTTGTCGCTGTGTCTGTCGAATattgtcgctgtatctgtcgagtattgtcgctgtatctgtcgaataTTGTCGCCGTATCTGTCGAGTattgtcgctgtatctgtcgagtattgtcgctgtatctgtcgaatattgtcgctgtatctgtcgaatattgtcgttgtatctgtcgaatattgtcgccgtatctgtcgaatattgtcgctgtatctgtcgaatattgtcgccgtatctgtcgaatattgtcgccgtatctgtcgaatattgtcgctgtatctgtcgaatattgtcgctgtatctgtcgaatattgtcgctgtatctgtcgaatattgtcgctgtatctgtcgaataTTGTCGCCGTATCTGTCGAATAATGTCGCCGTATCTGTCGAATATTGTCGCCGTATCTGTCGAATattgtcgctgtatctgtcgaatattgtcgctgtatctgtcgaatattgtcgctgtatctgtcgaatattgtcgctgtatctgtcgaataTTGTCGCCGTATCTGTCGAATAATGTCGCCGTATCTGTCGAATATTGTCGCCGTATCTGTCGAATattgtcgctgtatctgtcgaatattgtcgctgtatctgtcgaatattgtcgctgtatctgtcgaatattgtcgccgtatctgtcgaatattgtcgctgtatctgtcgaatattgtcgccgtatctgtcgaatattgtcgctgtatctgtcgaatattgtcgccgtatctgtcgaatattgtcgccgtatctgtcgaatattgtcgccgtatctgtcgaatattgtcgctgtatctgtcgaatattgtcgctgtatctgtcgaatattgtcgctgtatctgtcgaatattgtcgctgtatctgtcgaatattgtcgctgtatctgtcgaatattgtcgccgtatctgtcgaatattgtcgccgtatctgtcgaatattgtcgccgtatctgtcgaatattgtcgctgtatctgtcgaatattgtcgctgtatctgtcgaatattgtcgccgtatctgtcgaatattgtcgctgtatctgtcgaatattgtcgccgtatctgtcgaatattgtcgccgtatctgtcgaatattgtcgctgtatctgtcgaatattgtcgctgtatctgtcgaatattgtcgctgtatctgtcgaatattgtcgctgtatctgtcgaatattgtcgccgtatctgtcgaatattgtcgctgtatctgtcgaataTTGTCGCCGTATCTGTCGAATATTGTCGCCGTATCTGTTGAATattgtcgctgtatctgtcgaatattgtcgctgtatctgtcgaatattgtcgctgtatctgtcgaatattgtcgctgtatctgtcgaatattgtcgccgtatctgtcgaatattgtcgctgtatctgtcgaatattgtcgctgtatctgtcgaatattgtcgctgtatctgtcgaataTTGTCGCCGTATCTGTCGAATAATGTCGCCGTATCTGTCGAATATTGTCGCCGTATCTGTCGAATattgtcgctgtatctgtcgaatattgtcgctgtatctgtcgaatattgtcgctgtatctgtcgaatattgtcgctgtatctgtcgaatattgtcgctgtatctgtcgaatattgtcgccgtatctgtcgaatattgtcgctgtatctgtcgaatattgtcgccgtatctgtcgaatattgtcgccgtatctgtcgaatattgtcgccgtatctgtcgaatattgtcgctgtatctgtcgaatattgtcgctgtatctgtcgaatattgtcgctgtatctgtcgaatattgtcgctgtatctgtcgaatattgtcgctgtatctgtcgaatattgtcgccgtatctgtcgaatattgtcgccgtatctgtcgaatattgtcgccgtatctgtcgaatattgtcgctgtatctgtcgaatattgtcgctgtatctgtcgaatattgtcgccgtatctgtcgaatattgtcgctgtatctgtcgaatattgtcgccgtatctgtcgaatattgtcgccgtatctgtcgaatattgtcgctgtatctgtcgaatattgtcgctgtatctgtcgaatattgtcgctgtatctgtcgaatattgtcgctgtatctgtcgaatattgtcgccgtatctgtcgaatattgtcgctgtatctgtcgaatattgtcgctgtatctgtcgaatattgtcgccgtatctgtcgaatattgtcgctgtatctgtcgaatattgtcgctgtatctgtcgaatattgtcgctgtatctgtcgaatattgtcgctgtatctgtcgaatattgtcgccgtatctgtcgaatattgtcgctgtatctgtcgaatattgtcgctgtatctgtcgaatattgtcgctgtatctgtcgaatattgtcgccgtatctgtcgaatattgtcgctgtatctgtcgaatattgtcgccgtatctgtcgaatattgtcgctgtatctgtcgaatattgtcgctgtatctgtcgaatattgtcgctgtatctgtcgaataTTG
The sequence above is drawn from the Procambarus clarkii isolate CNS0578487 chromosome 57, FALCON_Pclarkii_2.0, whole genome shotgun sequence genome and encodes:
- the LOC138353314 gene encoding uncharacterized protein, whose product is MVKTVVFGRDVGRVGLGLVGTGRDGDIDRYSDNIRQIQRQYSTDTATIFDRYGDNIRQIRRHYSTDTATIFDRYSDNIRQIQRQYSTDTIQRQYSTDTATIFDRYSDNIRQIRRQYSTDTATLFDRYGDNIRQIQRQYSTDTATIFDRYSDNIRQIQRQYSTDTATIFDRYGDIIRQIRRQYSTDTATIFDRYSDNIRQIQYSDNIRQIQRQYSTDTATILDRYGDNIRQIQRQYSTDTATIFDRHSDNIRQIQRQYLTDTATIEH